Genomic window (Coleofasciculaceae cyanobacterium):
ATCGAGCCAATAGTAGTAGGTAAACCAAGCATCAGGATTGGCGATCGCAACTAGTTCTCCCGAACGTTCGTGATCGAGATGATGTTTTTCTTTTCCTGTTTGATCTAAAACCAGATCGACACCTGGGGTATTTTCCAAGATGTTTTGTACCTGAGATAAACAACTAGGATCGTTAACATAAACATGAGCAATTTGGTGATCGGCAACGGCAAAGGCTTTACTTGCCCCAGGAATCAAAATTTCTGTACCAAGTTCTTCCCTGACGGTAATTAATCCTTGCTGTCTAAATAGACGATTGAGATGGATTGGCTGAGAAACTTTTGTGATCCCATATTCAGAAAGAACAATAACTTTTCCGTCTTTGGCTTCATAAAATTCAATTAAGCCCTGACATACTCGATCTATCTCCTGTAGATCTTGAGCAATATCATCGGGGTTTGTGCCGATCTTTTGCAGACAATAATCTAAGTGGGGTAAATAAACTAGAGTCAGGGTGGGACTGTATTTTAATTCAACTTGTTTAGCTGCATCCGCAATCCATTGACTAGATTTAACGGAAGTGTTTGGCCCCCAGAAGTTAAATAAAGGAAACTCCCCAAGTTCAGAAGTCAACCAGGGACGTAATTCCATCGGTTCGGTATAAATATCAGGCAGCTTTCGTCCGTCTGCGAGATACATAGGGCGAGGAGTCACCGCATAGTCTACGGTCGAATACATATTGTACCAACCAAACAAATTGGCACAGGTAAAATTGGGGTCGAGCATTCGTGCCT
Coding sequences:
- a CDS encoding nucleotide pyrophosphatase/phosphodiesterase family protein → MNKTIVLNVVGLTPELIGEHTPFLARWQKQGKTTSIKPVLPAVTCTAQATYYTGENPAQHGIVANGWYFRDECEVKLWRQSNKLVQAPKIWDKARMLDPNFTCANLFGWYNMYSTVDYAVTPRPMYLADGRKLPDIYTEPMELRPWLTSELGEFPLFNFWGPNTSVKSSQWIADAAKQVELKYSPTLTLVYLPHLDYCLQKIGTNPDDIAQDLQEIDRVCQGLIEFYEAKDGKVIVLSEYGITKVSQPIHLNRLFRQQGLITVREELGTEILIPGASKAFAVADHQIAHVYVNDPSCLSQVQNILENTPGVDLVLDQTGKEKHHLDHERSGELVAIANPDAWFTYYYWLDDKFAPDFARTVDIHRKPGYDPVELFVDPRLSLPKVKVGLTLLKKKLGFRYLMDVIPLDASLVKGSHGHVTQAVGRSPLLITQQQDLLNSKTIEA